A part of Apostichopus japonicus isolate 1M-3 chromosome 10, ASM3797524v1, whole genome shotgun sequence genomic DNA contains:
- the LOC139975074 gene encoding uncharacterized protein, with amino-acid sequence MGGLDEGDGVKVSETLDEVLRIVSHFPNTELEDDPYERGHTPSIGGDSPDSPMEFQLSVQTSDFESFRKERRLFFPSSETVTSSLHEAISDLDNLEKDLDLDIEKQAEIQKYVQDVTDSVIALQNMENLDVSSPSKSPRASPTSPSRFAYSPHRPASLGVSPRRESTSTFDVSPQAKEMFNVNTGIAVVNQKHTIILKSHSSEDEEGSRNDSYVSQLKMEIDNTGRISVDEDSFQSGDGIPSDVAEVSYSEVFSDSEVSFGRLENETGQDSSTPQQQSLPLSRTSLSDIESESSEDQAVYQYKLKEAKMTRINASLTDTSSSNVSSSDEEKHRREEDDDDDDLEKGELDRHAGGLMLSPDIKAGTGKELFADLHDPPSPVFPDASANSDDFD; translated from the coding sequence ATGGGAGGGCTGGACGAGGGAGATGGGGTCAAAGTTAGTGAAACTTTAGACGAGGTGCTGAGAATCGTCTCACACTTCCCAAACACCGAGCTGGAGGATGACCCTTACGAGAGAGGTCACACCCCCAGCATCGGAGGGGACTCTCCAGATAGCCCCATGGAGTTCCAACTCAGTGTGCAGACGAGCGACTTTGAGTCGTTCAGGAAGGAACGTAGGTTGTTCTTCCCGAGCAGCGAGACTGTCACCAGTTCGTTGCATGAGGCGATCAGTGACTTGGATAACCTAGAGAAGGATTTAGATCTAGACATAGAGAAACAGGCTGAAATCCAAAAGTACGTTCAGGACGTGACAGACAGTGTCATTGCGTTACAAAACATGGAGAATTTAGACGTCTCATCTCCTAGTAAATCACCACGGGcttcccccacctccccatcTCGTTTCGCTTACAGTCCTCATAGACCAGCTAGTCTGGGCGTCTCCCCGAGGAGGGAATCCACCTCCACTTTTGACGTATCTCCACAGGCCAAAGAAATGTTTAACGTAAATACAGGTATAGCCGTAGTCAATCAGAAGCATACAATTATACTGAAGAGTCACTCCTCGGAAGACGAGGAGGGCTCCCGAAACGATAGTTATGTAAGCCAGCTTAAGATGGAAATAGATAATACGGGGCGTATCTCGGTCGACGAGGATTCGTTCCAGAGTGGGGACGGCATCCCGTCCGACGTGGCGGAGGTCAGCTACAGCGAAGTGTTCAGTGATAGCGAGGTGAGTTTCGGCCGTCTCGAGAATGAGACCGGCCAAGATAGTAGCACCCCCCAGCAGCAATCCCTACCCCTGAGTCGAACCAGCCTCTCGGATATCGAGAGCGAGTCCTCGGAGGACCAGGCCGTGTATCAGTATAAACTCAAAGAAGCCAAAATGACTAGAATTAACGCCAGTTTAACTGACACATCATCCTCCAACGTCAGCTCCAGCGATGAAGAAAAACATCGCCgggaggaggatgatgatgatgatgatctgGAAAAAGGTGAGCTTGATAGGCATGCTGGGGGCCTCATGTTGAGCCCTGATATAAAGGCTGGGACTGGTAAAGAGTTGTTTGCTGATCTCCACGACCCACCCTCTCCAGTTTTCCCAGATGCTTCCGCTAATTCAGATgattttgattaa